From one Lolium rigidum isolate FL_2022 chromosome 4, APGP_CSIRO_Lrig_0.1, whole genome shotgun sequence genomic stretch:
- the LOC124646500 gene encoding protein trichome berefringence-like 7 has product MVSTSRSGSGRVAQRGGGGGTLPVSPRVSSTQRRWWAASSSNPSLDRAARAFCLASAALALSCLLYLYAFRHDPARGQALTAFTTSTSTTTSSPHHRPETCDVFDGRWVPAPTYPLYNSSECAFAERGFDCLANGRPDTAYLRWRWRPRGCDVPRFAARAALERLRGRRVVFVGDSMSRTQWESFICMLMPGVDDPASVYEVNGNHITKVIRFLAVRFDAFDLTVEFFRSVFLVQQSPPPRHSPKRVKSTLRLDKMDNISRKWANADVLIFNTGHWWTPTKLFNTGCYFQAGRALKLGTTIDVAFRMALQTWASWVERRVDLNRTHVFFRTYEPSHWSDLNQTICEVTEKPSPEAKGNDKSELGDILADVVASMKVPVNVLNVTLMGAFRTDAHVGAWSYPPTILDCSHWCLPGVPDAWNELVFAYLFTNGWRNMAG; this is encoded by the exons ATGGTGAGCACCAGCCGGAGCGGCTCGGGGCGCGTCGCgcagaggggcggcggcggcggcaccctaCCCGTGAGCCCACGGGTGTCGTCAACGCAGCGCAGGTGGTGGGCAGCCTCTTCCTCAAACCCATCCCTCGACCGAGCCGCGCGCGCCTTCTGCCTGGCCTCGGCGGCGCTGGCGCTCTCCTGCTTGCTCTACCTCTACGCGTTCCGCCACGACCCAGCGCGGGGGCAGGCCTTAACCGCcttcaccacctccacctccaccaccacctcctccccccACCACCGCCCCGAGACCTGCGACGTGTTCGACGGCCGCTGGGTCCCGGCCCCGACCTACCCGCTCTACAACAGCTCCGAGTGCGCCTTCGCGGAGCGCGGCTTCGACTGCCTGGCCAACGGGCGCCCCGACACCGCCTACCTCCGCTGGCGCTGGCGGCCGCGCGGCTGCGACGTGCCGCgcttcgccgcccgcgccgcgctcGAGCGGCTGCGCGGGCGGCGGGTCGTCTTCGTCGGCGACTCCATGAGCCGCACGCAGTGGGAGTCCTTCATCTGCATGCTCATGCCCGGCGTCGACGACCCCGCCTCCGTCTACGAGGTCAACGGCAACCACATCACCAAGGTCATTCGCTTCCTCGCCGTCAGGTTCGACGCCTTCGACCTCACTGTTGAGTTCTTCCGCTCCGTGTTCCTCGTCCAGCAGAGCCCTCCGCCCAGGCACTCCCCCAAGAGGGTCAAATCCACTCTCAGGCTCGACAAGATGGATAACATTAGCCGGAAATGGGCCAATGCCGATGTGCTCATCTTCAACACCGGCCACTGGTGGACTCCCACCAAATTGTTCAACAC GGGTTGCTATTTTCAGGCTGGACGTGCTCTCAAACTAGGTACAACCATTGATGTTGCGTTCAGGATGGCACTGCAAACTTGGGCTTCTTGGGTGGAAAGAAGAGTTGATTTAAACCGAACACATGTGTTTTTCCGCACGTATGAGCCATCACATTGGAG CGATTTAAACCAAACGATATGTGAAGTAACAGAAAAGCCTTCACCTGAGGCCAAAGGAAATGACAAGAGTGAACTTGGCGATATACTTGCTGATGTTGTCGCCAGCATGAAAGTTCCCGTTAATGTTCTAAATGTAACTTTGATGGGAGCCTTCAGAACTGATGCTCATGTTGGCGCATGGAGTTATCCTCCTACTATACTTGATTGCAGTCATTGGTGTCTCCCTGGAGTTCCCGATGCTTGGAATGAACTTGTATTTGCGTACCTTTTTA